One genomic region from Populus nigra chromosome 8, ddPopNigr1.1, whole genome shotgun sequence encodes:
- the LOC133701026 gene encoding endoglucanase 6-like has translation MVKFVRLISMAPLLLLLCFPLAFAGHDYGQALSKSLLFFEAQRSGYLPHNQRVTWRANSGLNDGKASGVDLVGGYYDAGDNVKFGLPMAFTITMMSWSIIEYGKQLGSSGELGNTMDAVKWGTDYLIKAHPQPYVLYGEVGDGNTDHYCWQRPEDMTTDRRAYKIDPSNPGSDLAGETAAAMAAASIVFRHSNPTYANELLTHAHQLFDFADKYRGKYDSSISVAQKYYRSVSGYNDELLWAAAWLYQATNNQYYLDYLGNNGDSMGGTGWGMTEFGWDVKYAGVQTLVAKFLMQGKAGHHAPVFEKYQQKAEYFMCSCLGKGTRNAQKTPGGLIYRQRWNNMQFVTGASFLAAVYSDYLASAGRNLNCAAGNVAPSQLLTFAKSQVDYILGDNPRATSYMVGYGDNYPRQVHHRGSSIVSYKVDPTFVSCRGGYATWFSRKGSDPNLLTGAIVGGPDAYDNFADERDNYEQTEPATYNNAPLLGLLARLSGGHGGYNQLLPVVVPGPIEKKPAPQPKVTPAPASTSAPISIAQKMTTTWIAKGKTYYRYSITVTNKSAKELKDIKLSISNLYGPLWGLTKSGNSYAFPSWMSSLPAGKSLEFVYIHSASAADISVSSYTLA, from the exons ATGGTGAAGTTTGTGAGGCTCATTTCAATGGCTCCTCTGCTATTGCTTCTCTGTTTCCCTCTTGCATTTGCCGGTCATGACTATGGTCAAGCTTTAAGTAAGAGTCTTCTCTTCTTTGAAGCTCAAAGATCTGGTTACCTCCCCCACAACCAGAGAGTGACATGGAGAGCTAATTCCGGTTTGAATGACGGCAAGGCTAGCGGG GTGGATCTGGTAGGAGGGTACTATGATGCAGGGGACAATGTGAAATTCGGCTTGCCAATGGCATTCACAATTACCATGATGTCATGGAGCATAATTGAATATGGGAAGCAATTGGGTTCGAGTGGTGAACTGGGCAATACCATGGATGCTGTTAAGTGGGGAACTGACTACCTTATCAAAGCTCACCCTCAACCCTATGTTCTTTATGGAGAG gtTGGGGATGGCAACACTGACCACTACTGCTGGCAAAGACCAGAGGATATGACCACTGACCGCAGGGCTTACAAGATTGACCCAAGCAATCCTGGGTCGGATCTTGCTGGCGAAACAGCCGCCGCAATGGCTGCCGCTTCCATCGTTTTCCGCCACTCTAACCCAACCTATGCCAATGAGCTCCTCACGCATGCACATCAG CTATTTGATTTTGCAGACAAGTACAGGGGTAAATATGACAGCAGCATTTCTGTGGCCCAGAAATATTACCGCTCTGTTAGTGGCTACAAC GATGAGTTGCTTTGGGCAGCTGCTTGGTTGTATCAAGCAACTAACAATCAGTATTACTTGGACTACCTCGGAAACAATGGTGACTCAATGGGTGGAACTGGGTGGGGCATGACTGAATTTGGTTGGGACGTCAAGTATGCTGGAGTCCAAACTCTTGTTGCCAAG TTCTTGATGCAAGGGAAAGCTGGCCACCATGCACCAGTGTTTGAGAAGTACCAGCAGAAGGCTGAGTACTTCATGTGTTCATGCCTGGGAAAGGGTACCCGCAATGCTCAGAAAACTCCTGGTGGTCTAATTTACCGCCAGAGATGGAACAATATGCAGTTCGTGACCGGCGCTTCATTCTTGGCTGCTGTCTACTCTGACTATCTTGCTTCTGCTGGTAGAAACTTGAATTGTGCTGCTGGCAATGTGGCACCATCCCAGCTTCTCACTTTCGCGAAATCTCAG GTGGATTACATTCTTGGAGACAACCCGAGAGCTACTAGTTACATGGTTGGTTACGGAGACAACTATCCACGACAGGTTCATCACAGGGGTTCTTCAATTGTTTCCTATAAGGTCGACCCTACATTTGTTAGCTGCCGTGGAGGTTATGCCACTTGGTTTAGCAGGAAAGGAAGTGATCCAAATCTCCTCACCGGTGCCATTGTTGGTGGCCCCGATGCCTATGACAATTTTGCTGATGAAAGAGACAATTATGAGCAAACAGAACCTGCTACCTACAACAACGCTCCTCTTCTTGGTTTATTGGCTCGGCTAAGTGGTGGTCATGGAGGGTATAACCAGCTCCTtccag TGGTGGTTCCAGGTCCTATTGAAAAGAAACCAGCACCACAACCAAAAGTAACACCAGCACCAG CTTCAACTTCTGCTCCTATTTCCATTGCGCAAAAGATGACAACAACATGGATAGCCAAGGGAAAAACTTACTATAGGTATTCTATTACCGTGACCAACAAATCTGCCAAGGAACTAAAGGATATCAAGCTTTCAATATCTAACCTTTATGGTCCTCTCTGGGGTCTGACAAAATCTGGAAATTCTTATGCGTTTCCATCATGGATGAGCTCTTTACCTGCCGGAAAAAGTCTAGAGTTTGTCTACATTCATTCTGCATCTGCTGCCGACATCTCTGTTTCAAGCTACACTCTGGCCTGA
- the LOC133701320 gene encoding long chain acyl-CoA synthetase 4-like — protein sequence MAPRKYLIEVEKAKEAKDGKPSIGPVYRSLFAKDGFPPPVPGLESCWDVFRMSVEKYPNNPMLGRREIVNGKAGKYVWQTYKQVYDVVIKVGNSIRSCGVEPGAKCGIYGANCAEWIMSMEACNAHGLYCVPLYDTLGASAVEFIICHSEVSIAFVEENKICELLKTFPNSTQYLKTIVSFGKVALKEQEEIEKSGLAVYSWDEFLKLGENKQYELPVKKKEDICTIMYTSGTTGDPKGVLISNDSIVTLIAGVKRLLESVKESLTSEDVYLSYLPLAHIFDRVIEELFIQHGASIGFWRGDVKLLIEDIGELKPTIFCAVPRVLERVYAGLQQKVSTGGFLKKTLFNVAYSHKFSSMKKGLAHHQASPICDKIVFNKVRQGLGGKVRLILSGAAPLSNHVEAFLRVVSCAHVLQGYGLTETCAGTFVSLPNELPMLGTVGPPVPNVDVCLESVPEMGYDALSSTPRGEICIRGKTLFAGYYKREDLTEEVLNDGWFHTGDIGEWQPDGSMKIIDRKKNIFKLSQGEYVAVENLENIYSLVSDIDSIWVYGNSFESFLVAVANPNQQALEHWAQEHGISGDFKSLCENPRAKEYMLGELTKIGKEKKLKGFEFIKAIHLDPEPFDMERDLITPTYKKRRPQLLKYYQNVIDNMYKSASKPSA from the exons ATGGCGCCGAGGAAGTACTTGATTGAAGTAGAGAAAGCAAAGGAAGCTAAGGATGGAAAGCCATCGATTGGTCCTGTGTATCGTAGTCTTTTCGCTAAAGATGGGTTTCCTCCTCCGGTTCCTGGACTTGAAAGTTGCTGGGATGTTTTTCG GATGAGCGTAGAGAAATATCCAAATAATCCAATGCTTGGTCGTCGTGAGATTGTGAATGGCAAG GCTGGAAAATATGTGTGGCAAACTTATAAACAAGTTTATGACGTGGTGATCAAAGTTGGAAATTCAATTCGAAGCTGCGGTGTTGAACCG GGTGCGAAATGTGGTATTTATGGTGCTAATTGTGCAGAGTGGATTATGAGCATGGAG GCCTGCAATGCTCATGGCCTCTACTGTGTTCCTTTGTATGACACATTAG GTGCTAGTGCAGTGGAATTTATTATATGCCATTCAGAGGTCTCAATTGCCTTTGTAGAAGAGAACAAAATTTGTGAG TTGTTGAAAACATTTCCTAATTCTACACAGTACTTGAAAA CAATTGTGAGCTTTGGCAAGGTTGCTCTCAAAGAGCAAGAAGAGATTGAAAAATCTGGCTTGGCAGTATATTCTTGGGATGAGTTTTTAAAACTG GGGGAGAATAAACAATATGAACTCCCagtgaagaagaaagaggatATCTGTACAATAATGTATACTAGTGGAACAACTGGTGATCCCAAGGGAGTGCTGATTTCAAATGACAGCATTGTCACTCTTATAGCTGGAGTGAAAAGGCTATTAGAAAGTGTGAAAGAATcg TTGACTTCAGAGGATGTATATCTTTCATACCTTCCCCTTGCTCATATATTTGATCGGGTGATTGAGGAGTTATTTATTCAACATGGTGCCTCTATAGGGTTCTGGCGAGGG GATgtaaaattattgattgaaGACATTGGGGAGCTGAAACCAACTATTTTCTGTGCTGTGCCCCGTGTTTTAGAGAGAGTTTATGCCG GCTTGCAGCAGAAAGTTTCAACTGgtggttttttgaaaaagacaTTGTTCAATGTAGCATACTCACA CAAATTCAGTTCTATGAAGAAGGGGCTTGCACACCACCAAGCATCTCCAATCTGTGACAAAATTGTCTTTAATAAG GTGAGGCAAGGGTTGGGAGGAAAAGTGCGGCTTATTTTATCTGGAGCAGCACCTCTTTCTAATCATGTAGAAGCTTTCCTGCGAGTGGTGTCATGTGCTCACGTTCTGCAAGGATATG GTCTGACTGAAACCTGTGCTGGGACTTTTGTCTCACTACCAAATGAATTGCCAATGCTTGGCACAGTGGGCCCTCCTGTACCAAATGTGGATGTCTGCCTAGAATCTGTTCCTGAGATGGGATATGATGCTCTTTCAAGCACCCCACGTGGAGAAATTTGTATTAGGGGGAAGACCCTGTTTGCAGGTTACTATAAACGTGAAGACCTCACTGAAGAGGTCCTGAATGATGGGTGGTTCCATACAG GGGATATTGGTGAATGGCAACCTGATGGAAGTATGAAAATTATTGATCGCAAGAAGAATATATTTAAACTCTCGCAAGGAGAATATGTTGCCGTTGAAAACTTGGAGAACATTTATAGTCTTGTATCTGATATTGATTCG ATATGGGTTTATGGGAACAGCTTTGAATCATTCCTTGTTGCTGTTGCCAACCCCAATCAGCAAGCACTTGAACATTGGGCTCAAGAGCATGGTATAAGTGGGGACTTTAAATCCCTTTGTGAAAATCCAAGGGCAAAAGAGTACATGCTCGGAGAGCTCACCAAGAttgggaaagaaaagaag TTGAAGGGCTTTGAATTTATAAAAGCTATTCACCTCGATCCTGAGCCATTTGACATGGAGCGTGATCTCATCACTCCAACATACAAGAAAAGGAGGCCCCAGCTTCTCAAATACTACCAG AATGTTATCGACAACATGTACAAGAGTGCAAGCAAGCCCAGTGCCTAA
- the LOC133701321 gene encoding RING-H2 finger protein ATL20-like: protein MAPSTLSLLILSVLIFLQKANSSKITCHNPCLRNKLEVRFPFGFDNNRCSYPGFNLSCNDLQNQIILNLPNTGNFTVQNINYRNQTVTITDPQNCLPKKFMNSSFELSGSPFIPEHYNRFLAFLNCSSNSTTAVSGLRRINCLSNENFIVVAMLTTKYESLPYMPAPSCTELKKRVFVPVLWSDSEAKLKWNASYCLRCEEDGGTCGFKGDTGLTIECKGRRRNGPLPRSAKYGIVLGAGIPGLLCIFGIGSYLFGRLKECSGGNQPTTEFSTAIAPQPSVVITGLDAPTIESYPKTQLGDSGRLPKPYDNTCPICLSEYQPKDTLRTIPDCSHYFHANCIDEWLKMNATCPLCRNSPDGSSVMTPSSPLSSSSSSLSTP, encoded by the exons ATGGCTCCTTCAACTCTCTCCCTCTTAATACTCTCTGTACTGATCTTCCTTCAAAAAGCAAACAGCAGTAAAATTACTTGCCATAATCCATGCCTTAGAAACAAACTAGAGGTTCGATTCCCTTTCGGATTTGATAATAATAGATGCAGCTATCCAGGTTTCAATCTCTCATGCAACGATCTCCAGAACCAGATTATCCTCAACCTCCCAAACACAGGCAACTTCACTGTCCAAAACATTAACTACCGAAACCAAACAGTAACTATAACGGACCCACAAAACTGCCTTCCGAAGAAATTCATGAACTCTTCATTTGAGCTTTCAGGATCTCCTTTCATTCCTGAACACTATAATCGTTTCCTCGCCTTCCTAAACTGCTCATCAAATTCTACCACCGCTGTATCTGGGCTAAGGCGTATTAATTGCCTTAGCAACGAGAACTTTATTGTTGTGGCCATGCTAACAACTAAATATGAGTCGTTACCATACATGCCAGCACCATCTTGTACAGAACTGAAGAAAAGAGTGTTCGTTCCGGTTCTTTGGTCAGATAGTGAAGCGAAATTAAAATGGAATGCATCCTATTGTCTACGGTGTGAAGAGGACGGCGGGACTTGTGGATTCAAGGGGGATACTGGTCTGACCATTGAATGCAAAGGTCGACGTCGCAACG GTCCTCTCCCAAGAAGTGCAAAATATGGCATCGTACTGGGCGCTGGAATACCAGGACTGCTATGCATCTTTGGGATTGGTTCTTACCTGTTTGGCCGACTCAAGGAATGTAGCGGTGGCAATCAACCCACCACCGAATTCTCCACCGCAATTGCTCCACAACCAAGCGTAGTAATTACTGGTCTTGATGCACCAACAATAGAATCTTACCCCAAAACCCAACTTGGCGACAGTGGAAGATTGCCTAAGCCTTACGACAACACTTGCCCTATATGCTTGTCTGAATATCAGCCCAAGGACACACTGAGGACTATCCCTGACTGCAGCCATTACTTCCATGCTAATTGCATAGATGAATGGCTTAAAATGAATGCAACATGTCCATTGTGTCGGAATTCGCCAGATGGGTCATCTGTAATGACCCCTTCCTCTCCCTTGTCCTCTTCGTCGTCCTCATTATCAACACCATAG